GCCGCGCCGTGACCCGGGTCCGCCCCCTCGCCGTGGCGGCGGTCGCCGTCGGCGGGGCCCTGGCCCTGGCCACGGCCGGGCGCCCGTGGGCGCGGGCGAGCGAGGCTCCGGCGCCCGGCCTGCCCGCGCTGCCGGTCGAGCTCACCGGCGGCGACCTCGCCGGGCCCGTCGGGGCGCTCGGGCTCGCCGGGCTCGCCGCCGCCGCGGCCCTGCTCGCCGTGCGCGGCGCGGCCGCCCGGCTCGTCGGGCTCCTCGCGCTCGCGCTCGGGGCCGGGGTCGTCGCGTACGCGTGGGCCGGCGCCCGCGCCGACGGCGGCCCGGGCGCCGCCGAGGTCCTGTCCCGCACCGCGTGGCCCTGGGCGTGCCTCGCCGGCGGGGTCCTCCTCGTCGTCGGCGG
The sequence above is drawn from the Vallicoccus soli genome and encodes:
- a CDS encoding Trp biosynthesis-associated membrane protein, with the protein product MTRVRPLAVAAVAVGGALALATAGRPWARASEAPAPGLPALPVELTGGDLAGPVGALGLAGLAAAAALLAVRGAAARLVGLLALALGAGVVAYAWAGARADGGPGAAEVLSRTAWPWACLAGGVLLVVGGALALVHGGRWSGLSGRYDAPGARAAGPGATRPQAGPPPAGPGGAGGAGGAGGAGGAGGAHAAPGATGEGPAAGRAAWDALDAGDDPTAR